The following proteins come from a genomic window of Populus nigra chromosome 6, ddPopNigr1.1, whole genome shotgun sequence:
- the LOC133696061 gene encoding sulfate transporter 4.1, chloroplastic-like isoform X1: MEITYASSSHRYLPTMSASSSSSLGSSMPNRPVKTIPLQHPNTTSSSSTPLLQAMFWRWTAKIKRTTPSQWIDTFLPCYRWIRTYKWREYLQPDLMAGLTVGIMLVPQAMSYAKLAGLHPIYGLYTGFIPIFVYAIFGSSRQLAIGPVALVSLLVSNVLGGMDLSDELYTELAILLAFMVGIMECIMAFLRLGWLIRFISHSVISGFTTASAIVIALSQAKYFLGYDVVRSSKIVPLIKSIISGAHKFSWPPFVMGSCILAILLVMKHLGKSRKRFRFLRPAGPLTAVVLGTVFVKIFHPSSISLVGDIPQGLPSFSIPKKFEYAKSLIPTAMLITGVAILESVGIAKALAAKNGYELDSSQELFGLGLANILGSFFSAYPSTGSFSRSAVNNDSGAKTGLAGIVAGTIMGCSLLFLTPLFEYIPQCGLAAIVISAVMGLVDYHEAIFLWHVDKKDFVLWIITSTTTLFLGIEIGVLVGVGVSLAFVIHESANPHIAVLGRLPGTTVYRNIQQYPEAYTYNGIVIVRIDAPIYFANISFIKDRLREYEADVDKSARHGPEVERIHFLILEMSPITYIDSSAVQALKDLHQEYKSRDIEICIANPNQDVLLTLTKAGIVELIGKEWYFVRVHDAVQVCLQHVQSLNQTPKNPDSFAEDKPSFFQRLSKQREEDLSIAELESGDKITEPHLEPLLSRKS; encoded by the exons ATGGAGATAACCTACGCCTCTTCAAGCCATCGTTATCTTCCAACAATGtctgcctcctcctcctcctcactCGGATCCTCCATGCCGAACCGACCTGTCAAAACCATTCCTCTTCAACACCCAAACACGACGTCGTCCTCCTCCACTCCCTTGCTTCAGGCCATGTTTTGGAGATGGACCGCCAAAATAAAACGAACCACTCCTTCTCAATGGATCGATACCTTTCTTCCTTGTTACCGTTGGATTAGAACTTATAAATGGCGCGAGTATTTGCAGCCTGATCTCATGGCCGGTCTCACCGTCGGTATCATGCTCGTCCCCCAG GCAATGTCATACGCAAAATTAGCAGGACTGCATCCAATTTATGGACTGT ATACTGGTTTTATACCAATTTTTGTGTATGCCATATTTGGGTCATCTCGACAACTTGCAATTGGTCCAGTGGCATTGGTTTCTCTGCTAGTGTCTAATGTTTTGGGTGGAATGGATTTATCTGACGAGTTATATACAGAACTTGCGATTTTATTAGCATTTATGGTTGGGATAATGGAATGTATAATGGCATTTTTGAG GCTTGGATGGCTTATCCGCTTCATCAGCCACTCTGTGATTTCTGGCTTCACAACTGCCTCAGCCATTGTCATTGCACTATCCCAAGCAAAGTATTTCTTGGGGTATGATGTTGTACGAAGTAGCAAGATTGTGCCATTGATTAAAAGCATAATATCTGGAGCGCATAAG TTCTCCTGGCCTCCTTTTGTGATGGGATCTTGCATCCTTGCAATACTCTTGGTCATGAAGCATTTG gGAAAATCAAGGAAGCGGTTCAGGTTCCTACGACCAGCAGGTCCACTTACAGCGGTCGTTTTGGGTACAGTGTTTGTGAAAATATTTCATCCATCCTCAATTTCTTTG GTAGGAGACATACCCCAGGGACTCCCAAGCTTCtctattccaaaaaaatttgagtATGCGAAGTCTTTAATCCCGACAGCAATGCTTATTACTGGGGTAGCCATATTG gAATCTGTTGGGATCGCTAAAGCTTTGGCAGCAAAAAATGGGTATGAGTTGGATTCAAGTCAAGAG TTGTTCGGTCTTGGTTTGGCCAATATCTTGGGCTCATTCTTTTCAGCATACCCTTCAACAG GCTCCTTTTCTAGGTCAGCTGTAAATAATGACAGTGGGGCCAAAACTGGCTTAGCTGGAATTGTAGCTGGAACCATTATGGGCTGTTCTCTTCTATTCTTGACTCCGTTATTCGAATACATACCACAG TGTGGTCTAGCTGCAATAGTGATCTCTGCTGTGATGGGCCTG GTGGATTATCATGAGGCTATCTTCTTATGGCATGTAGATAAGAAAGATTTTGTTCTTTGGATCATTACCAGTACTACAACATTGTTCCTTGGCATTGAGATTGGTGTCCTTGTTGGG GTTGGGGTATCACTTGCTTTTGTCATCCACGAATCAGCAAATCCACACATTG CTGTCCTGGGACGTCTTCCAGGCACCACAGTTTACAGAAATATCCAACAGTATCCAGAAGCATATACTTACAATGGAATTGTGATTGTTCGCATTGATGCACCTATCTATTTTGCTAATATAAGTTTCATAAAGGACAG GTTACGGGAATATGAAGCTGATGTTGACAAGTCTGCCAGACATGGGCCAGAAGTCGAAAGGATTCATTTTCTGATTTTAGAGATGTCAC ccATTACATATATAGACTCCAGTGCTGTTCAAGCTTTGAAAGACTTGCACCAGGAGTACAAATCACGGGATATTGAG ATCTGTATTGCCAATCCAAACCAAGATGTTCTGCTGACCTTAACAAAAGCTGGTATTGTAGAGCTCATTGGTAAGGAGTGGTACTTTGTGAGAGTACATGATGCTGTTCAAGTTTGCCTTCAACACGTTCAGAGCTTAAACCAAACTCCTAAGAACCCAGATTCATTTGCTGAGGATAAACCAAGTTTCTTCCAGAGGTTATCGAAGCAGAGAGAAGAGGATTTATCAATTGCAGAGCTAGAGTCAGGTGATAAAATTACAGAGCCGCACTTGGAACCATTGTTGTCTCGGAAGTCTTGA
- the LOC133696061 gene encoding sulfate transporter 4.1, chloroplastic-like isoform X2 produces MEITYASSSHRYLPTMSASSSSSLGSSMPNRPVKTIPLQHPNTTSSSSTPLLQAMFWRWTAKIKRTTPSQWIDTFLPCYRWIRTYKWREYLQPDLMAGLTVGIMLVPQAMSYAKLAGLHPIYGLYTGFIPIFVYAIFGSSRQLAIGPVALVSLLVSNVLGGMDLSDELYTELAILLAFMVGIMECIMAFLRLGWLIRFISHSVISGFTTASAIVIALSQAKYFLGYDVVRSSKIVPLIKSIISGAHKFSWPPFVMGSCILAILLVMKHLGKSRKRFRFLRPAGPLTAVVLGTVFVKIFHPSSISLLFGLGLANILGSFFSAYPSTGSFSRSAVNNDSGAKTGLAGIVAGTIMGCSLLFLTPLFEYIPQCGLAAIVISAVMGLVDYHEAIFLWHVDKKDFVLWIITSTTTLFLGIEIGVLVGVGVSLAFVIHESANPHIAVLGRLPGTTVYRNIQQYPEAYTYNGIVIVRIDAPIYFANISFIKDRLREYEADVDKSARHGPEVERIHFLILEMSPITYIDSSAVQALKDLHQEYKSRDIEICIANPNQDVLLTLTKAGIVELIGKEWYFVRVHDAVQVCLQHVQSLNQTPKNPDSFAEDKPSFFQRLSKQREEDLSIAELESGDKITEPHLEPLLSRKS; encoded by the exons ATGGAGATAACCTACGCCTCTTCAAGCCATCGTTATCTTCCAACAATGtctgcctcctcctcctcctcactCGGATCCTCCATGCCGAACCGACCTGTCAAAACCATTCCTCTTCAACACCCAAACACGACGTCGTCCTCCTCCACTCCCTTGCTTCAGGCCATGTTTTGGAGATGGACCGCCAAAATAAAACGAACCACTCCTTCTCAATGGATCGATACCTTTCTTCCTTGTTACCGTTGGATTAGAACTTATAAATGGCGCGAGTATTTGCAGCCTGATCTCATGGCCGGTCTCACCGTCGGTATCATGCTCGTCCCCCAG GCAATGTCATACGCAAAATTAGCAGGACTGCATCCAATTTATGGACTGT ATACTGGTTTTATACCAATTTTTGTGTATGCCATATTTGGGTCATCTCGACAACTTGCAATTGGTCCAGTGGCATTGGTTTCTCTGCTAGTGTCTAATGTTTTGGGTGGAATGGATTTATCTGACGAGTTATATACAGAACTTGCGATTTTATTAGCATTTATGGTTGGGATAATGGAATGTATAATGGCATTTTTGAG GCTTGGATGGCTTATCCGCTTCATCAGCCACTCTGTGATTTCTGGCTTCACAACTGCCTCAGCCATTGTCATTGCACTATCCCAAGCAAAGTATTTCTTGGGGTATGATGTTGTACGAAGTAGCAAGATTGTGCCATTGATTAAAAGCATAATATCTGGAGCGCATAAG TTCTCCTGGCCTCCTTTTGTGATGGGATCTTGCATCCTTGCAATACTCTTGGTCATGAAGCATTTG gGAAAATCAAGGAAGCGGTTCAGGTTCCTACGACCAGCAGGTCCACTTACAGCGGTCGTTTTGGGTACAGTGTTTGTGAAAATATTTCATCCATCCTCAATTTCTTTG TTGTTCGGTCTTGGTTTGGCCAATATCTTGGGCTCATTCTTTTCAGCATACCCTTCAACAG GCTCCTTTTCTAGGTCAGCTGTAAATAATGACAGTGGGGCCAAAACTGGCTTAGCTGGAATTGTAGCTGGAACCATTATGGGCTGTTCTCTTCTATTCTTGACTCCGTTATTCGAATACATACCACAG TGTGGTCTAGCTGCAATAGTGATCTCTGCTGTGATGGGCCTG GTGGATTATCATGAGGCTATCTTCTTATGGCATGTAGATAAGAAAGATTTTGTTCTTTGGATCATTACCAGTACTACAACATTGTTCCTTGGCATTGAGATTGGTGTCCTTGTTGGG GTTGGGGTATCACTTGCTTTTGTCATCCACGAATCAGCAAATCCACACATTG CTGTCCTGGGACGTCTTCCAGGCACCACAGTTTACAGAAATATCCAACAGTATCCAGAAGCATATACTTACAATGGAATTGTGATTGTTCGCATTGATGCACCTATCTATTTTGCTAATATAAGTTTCATAAAGGACAG GTTACGGGAATATGAAGCTGATGTTGACAAGTCTGCCAGACATGGGCCAGAAGTCGAAAGGATTCATTTTCTGATTTTAGAGATGTCAC ccATTACATATATAGACTCCAGTGCTGTTCAAGCTTTGAAAGACTTGCACCAGGAGTACAAATCACGGGATATTGAG ATCTGTATTGCCAATCCAAACCAAGATGTTCTGCTGACCTTAACAAAAGCTGGTATTGTAGAGCTCATTGGTAAGGAGTGGTACTTTGTGAGAGTACATGATGCTGTTCAAGTTTGCCTTCAACACGTTCAGAGCTTAAACCAAACTCCTAAGAACCCAGATTCATTTGCTGAGGATAAACCAAGTTTCTTCCAGAGGTTATCGAAGCAGAGAGAAGAGGATTTATCAATTGCAGAGCTAGAGTCAGGTGATAAAATTACAGAGCCGCACTTGGAACCATTGTTGTCTCGGAAGTCTTGA
- the LOC133696061 gene encoding sulfate transporter 4.1, chloroplastic-like isoform X5: MDCVDTGFIPIFVYAIFGSSRQLAIGPVALVSLLVSNVLGGMDLSDELYTELAILLAFMVGIMECIMAFLRLGWLIRFISHSVISGFTTASAIVIALSQAKYFLGYDVVRSSKIVPLIKSIISGAHKFSWPPFVMGSCILAILLVMKHLGKSRKRFRFLRPAGPLTAVVLGTVFVKIFHPSSISLVGDIPQGLPSFSIPKKFEYAKSLIPTAMLITGVAILESVGIAKALAAKNGYELDSSQELFGLGLANILGSFFSAYPSTGSFSRSAVNNDSGAKTGLAGIVAGTIMGCSLLFLTPLFEYIPQCGLAAIVISAVMGLVDYHEAIFLWHVDKKDFVLWIITSTTTLFLGIEIGVLVGVGVSLAFVIHESANPHIAVLGRLPGTTVYRNIQQYPEAYTYNGIVIVRIDAPIYFANISFIKDRLREYEADVDKSARHGPEVERIHFLILEMSPITYIDSSAVQALKDLHQEYKSRDIEICIANPNQDVLLTLTKAGIVELIGKEWYFVRVHDAVQVCLQHVQSLNQTPKNPDSFAEDKPSFFQRLSKQREEDLSIAELESGDKITEPHLEPLLSRKS; this comes from the exons ATGGACTGT GTAGATACTGGTTTTATACCAATTTTTGTGTATGCCATATTTGGGTCATCTCGACAACTTGCAATTGGTCCAGTGGCATTGGTTTCTCTGCTAGTGTCTAATGTTTTGGGTGGAATGGATTTATCTGACGAGTTATATACAGAACTTGCGATTTTATTAGCATTTATGGTTGGGATAATGGAATGTATAATGGCATTTTTGAG GCTTGGATGGCTTATCCGCTTCATCAGCCACTCTGTGATTTCTGGCTTCACAACTGCCTCAGCCATTGTCATTGCACTATCCCAAGCAAAGTATTTCTTGGGGTATGATGTTGTACGAAGTAGCAAGATTGTGCCATTGATTAAAAGCATAATATCTGGAGCGCATAAG TTCTCCTGGCCTCCTTTTGTGATGGGATCTTGCATCCTTGCAATACTCTTGGTCATGAAGCATTTG gGAAAATCAAGGAAGCGGTTCAGGTTCCTACGACCAGCAGGTCCACTTACAGCGGTCGTTTTGGGTACAGTGTTTGTGAAAATATTTCATCCATCCTCAATTTCTTTG GTAGGAGACATACCCCAGGGACTCCCAAGCTTCtctattccaaaaaaatttgagtATGCGAAGTCTTTAATCCCGACAGCAATGCTTATTACTGGGGTAGCCATATTG gAATCTGTTGGGATCGCTAAAGCTTTGGCAGCAAAAAATGGGTATGAGTTGGATTCAAGTCAAGAG TTGTTCGGTCTTGGTTTGGCCAATATCTTGGGCTCATTCTTTTCAGCATACCCTTCAACAG GCTCCTTTTCTAGGTCAGCTGTAAATAATGACAGTGGGGCCAAAACTGGCTTAGCTGGAATTGTAGCTGGAACCATTATGGGCTGTTCTCTTCTATTCTTGACTCCGTTATTCGAATACATACCACAG TGTGGTCTAGCTGCAATAGTGATCTCTGCTGTGATGGGCCTG GTGGATTATCATGAGGCTATCTTCTTATGGCATGTAGATAAGAAAGATTTTGTTCTTTGGATCATTACCAGTACTACAACATTGTTCCTTGGCATTGAGATTGGTGTCCTTGTTGGG GTTGGGGTATCACTTGCTTTTGTCATCCACGAATCAGCAAATCCACACATTG CTGTCCTGGGACGTCTTCCAGGCACCACAGTTTACAGAAATATCCAACAGTATCCAGAAGCATATACTTACAATGGAATTGTGATTGTTCGCATTGATGCACCTATCTATTTTGCTAATATAAGTTTCATAAAGGACAG GTTACGGGAATATGAAGCTGATGTTGACAAGTCTGCCAGACATGGGCCAGAAGTCGAAAGGATTCATTTTCTGATTTTAGAGATGTCAC ccATTACATATATAGACTCCAGTGCTGTTCAAGCTTTGAAAGACTTGCACCAGGAGTACAAATCACGGGATATTGAG ATCTGTATTGCCAATCCAAACCAAGATGTTCTGCTGACCTTAACAAAAGCTGGTATTGTAGAGCTCATTGGTAAGGAGTGGTACTTTGTGAGAGTACATGATGCTGTTCAAGTTTGCCTTCAACACGTTCAGAGCTTAAACCAAACTCCTAAGAACCCAGATTCATTTGCTGAGGATAAACCAAGTTTCTTCCAGAGGTTATCGAAGCAGAGAGAAGAGGATTTATCAATTGCAGAGCTAGAGTCAGGTGATAAAATTACAGAGCCGCACTTGGAACCATTGTTGTCTCGGAAGTCTTGA
- the LOC133696061 gene encoding sulfate transporter 4.1, chloroplastic-like isoform X4: protein MSYAKLAGLHPIYGLYTGFIPIFVYAIFGSSRQLAIGPVALVSLLVSNVLGGMDLSDELYTELAILLAFMVGIMECIMAFLRLGWLIRFISHSVISGFTTASAIVIALSQAKYFLGYDVVRSSKIVPLIKSIISGAHKFSWPPFVMGSCILAILLVMKHLGKSRKRFRFLRPAGPLTAVVLGTVFVKIFHPSSISLVGDIPQGLPSFSIPKKFEYAKSLIPTAMLITGVAILESVGIAKALAAKNGYELDSSQELFGLGLANILGSFFSAYPSTGSFSRSAVNNDSGAKTGLAGIVAGTIMGCSLLFLTPLFEYIPQCGLAAIVISAVMGLVDYHEAIFLWHVDKKDFVLWIITSTTTLFLGIEIGVLVGVGVSLAFVIHESANPHIAVLGRLPGTTVYRNIQQYPEAYTYNGIVIVRIDAPIYFANISFIKDRLREYEADVDKSARHGPEVERIHFLILEMSPITYIDSSAVQALKDLHQEYKSRDIEICIANPNQDVLLTLTKAGIVELIGKEWYFVRVHDAVQVCLQHVQSLNQTPKNPDSFAEDKPSFFQRLSKQREEDLSIAELESGDKITEPHLEPLLSRKS, encoded by the exons ATGTCATACGCAAAATTAGCAGGACTGCATCCAATTTATGGACTGT ATACTGGTTTTATACCAATTTTTGTGTATGCCATATTTGGGTCATCTCGACAACTTGCAATTGGTCCAGTGGCATTGGTTTCTCTGCTAGTGTCTAATGTTTTGGGTGGAATGGATTTATCTGACGAGTTATATACAGAACTTGCGATTTTATTAGCATTTATGGTTGGGATAATGGAATGTATAATGGCATTTTTGAG GCTTGGATGGCTTATCCGCTTCATCAGCCACTCTGTGATTTCTGGCTTCACAACTGCCTCAGCCATTGTCATTGCACTATCCCAAGCAAAGTATTTCTTGGGGTATGATGTTGTACGAAGTAGCAAGATTGTGCCATTGATTAAAAGCATAATATCTGGAGCGCATAAG TTCTCCTGGCCTCCTTTTGTGATGGGATCTTGCATCCTTGCAATACTCTTGGTCATGAAGCATTTG gGAAAATCAAGGAAGCGGTTCAGGTTCCTACGACCAGCAGGTCCACTTACAGCGGTCGTTTTGGGTACAGTGTTTGTGAAAATATTTCATCCATCCTCAATTTCTTTG GTAGGAGACATACCCCAGGGACTCCCAAGCTTCtctattccaaaaaaatttgagtATGCGAAGTCTTTAATCCCGACAGCAATGCTTATTACTGGGGTAGCCATATTG gAATCTGTTGGGATCGCTAAAGCTTTGGCAGCAAAAAATGGGTATGAGTTGGATTCAAGTCAAGAG TTGTTCGGTCTTGGTTTGGCCAATATCTTGGGCTCATTCTTTTCAGCATACCCTTCAACAG GCTCCTTTTCTAGGTCAGCTGTAAATAATGACAGTGGGGCCAAAACTGGCTTAGCTGGAATTGTAGCTGGAACCATTATGGGCTGTTCTCTTCTATTCTTGACTCCGTTATTCGAATACATACCACAG TGTGGTCTAGCTGCAATAGTGATCTCTGCTGTGATGGGCCTG GTGGATTATCATGAGGCTATCTTCTTATGGCATGTAGATAAGAAAGATTTTGTTCTTTGGATCATTACCAGTACTACAACATTGTTCCTTGGCATTGAGATTGGTGTCCTTGTTGGG GTTGGGGTATCACTTGCTTTTGTCATCCACGAATCAGCAAATCCACACATTG CTGTCCTGGGACGTCTTCCAGGCACCACAGTTTACAGAAATATCCAACAGTATCCAGAAGCATATACTTACAATGGAATTGTGATTGTTCGCATTGATGCACCTATCTATTTTGCTAATATAAGTTTCATAAAGGACAG GTTACGGGAATATGAAGCTGATGTTGACAAGTCTGCCAGACATGGGCCAGAAGTCGAAAGGATTCATTTTCTGATTTTAGAGATGTCAC ccATTACATATATAGACTCCAGTGCTGTTCAAGCTTTGAAAGACTTGCACCAGGAGTACAAATCACGGGATATTGAG ATCTGTATTGCCAATCCAAACCAAGATGTTCTGCTGACCTTAACAAAAGCTGGTATTGTAGAGCTCATTGGTAAGGAGTGGTACTTTGTGAGAGTACATGATGCTGTTCAAGTTTGCCTTCAACACGTTCAGAGCTTAAACCAAACTCCTAAGAACCCAGATTCATTTGCTGAGGATAAACCAAGTTTCTTCCAGAGGTTATCGAAGCAGAGAGAAGAGGATTTATCAATTGCAGAGCTAGAGTCAGGTGATAAAATTACAGAGCCGCACTTGGAACCATTGTTGTCTCGGAAGTCTTGA
- the LOC133696061 gene encoding sulfate transporter 4.1, chloroplastic-like isoform X3, with protein sequence MEITYASSSHRYLPTMSASSSSSLGSSMPNRPVKTIPLQHPNTTSSSSTPLLQAMFWRWTAKIKRTTPSQWIDTFLPCYRWIRTYKWREYLQPDLMAGLTVGIMLVPQAMSYAKLAGLHPIYGLYTGFIPIFVYAIFGSSRQLAIGPVALVSLLVSNVLGGMDLSDELYTELAILLAFMVGIMECIMAFLRLGWLIRFISHSVISGFTTASAIVIALSQAKYFLGYDVVRSSKIVPLIKSIISGAHKFSWPPFVMGSCILAILLVMKHLGKSRKRFRFLRPAGPLTAVVLGTVFVKIFHPSSISLVGDIPQGLPSFSIPKKFEYAKSLIPTAMLITGVAILESVGIAKALAAKNGYELDSSQELFGLGLANILGSFFSAYPSTGSFSRSAVNNDSGAKTGLAGIVAGTIMGCSLLFLTPLFEYIPQCGLAAIVISAVMGLVDYHEAIFLWHVDKKDFVLWIITSTTTLFLGIEIGVLVGVGVSLAFVIHESANPHIAVLGRLPGTTVYRNIQQYPEAYTYNGIVIVRIDAPIYFANISFIKDRLREYEADVDKSARHGPEVERIHFLILEMSHLYCQSKPRCSADLNKSWYCRAHW encoded by the exons ATGGAGATAACCTACGCCTCTTCAAGCCATCGTTATCTTCCAACAATGtctgcctcctcctcctcctcactCGGATCCTCCATGCCGAACCGACCTGTCAAAACCATTCCTCTTCAACACCCAAACACGACGTCGTCCTCCTCCACTCCCTTGCTTCAGGCCATGTTTTGGAGATGGACCGCCAAAATAAAACGAACCACTCCTTCTCAATGGATCGATACCTTTCTTCCTTGTTACCGTTGGATTAGAACTTATAAATGGCGCGAGTATTTGCAGCCTGATCTCATGGCCGGTCTCACCGTCGGTATCATGCTCGTCCCCCAG GCAATGTCATACGCAAAATTAGCAGGACTGCATCCAATTTATGGACTGT ATACTGGTTTTATACCAATTTTTGTGTATGCCATATTTGGGTCATCTCGACAACTTGCAATTGGTCCAGTGGCATTGGTTTCTCTGCTAGTGTCTAATGTTTTGGGTGGAATGGATTTATCTGACGAGTTATATACAGAACTTGCGATTTTATTAGCATTTATGGTTGGGATAATGGAATGTATAATGGCATTTTTGAG GCTTGGATGGCTTATCCGCTTCATCAGCCACTCTGTGATTTCTGGCTTCACAACTGCCTCAGCCATTGTCATTGCACTATCCCAAGCAAAGTATTTCTTGGGGTATGATGTTGTACGAAGTAGCAAGATTGTGCCATTGATTAAAAGCATAATATCTGGAGCGCATAAG TTCTCCTGGCCTCCTTTTGTGATGGGATCTTGCATCCTTGCAATACTCTTGGTCATGAAGCATTTG gGAAAATCAAGGAAGCGGTTCAGGTTCCTACGACCAGCAGGTCCACTTACAGCGGTCGTTTTGGGTACAGTGTTTGTGAAAATATTTCATCCATCCTCAATTTCTTTG GTAGGAGACATACCCCAGGGACTCCCAAGCTTCtctattccaaaaaaatttgagtATGCGAAGTCTTTAATCCCGACAGCAATGCTTATTACTGGGGTAGCCATATTG gAATCTGTTGGGATCGCTAAAGCTTTGGCAGCAAAAAATGGGTATGAGTTGGATTCAAGTCAAGAG TTGTTCGGTCTTGGTTTGGCCAATATCTTGGGCTCATTCTTTTCAGCATACCCTTCAACAG GCTCCTTTTCTAGGTCAGCTGTAAATAATGACAGTGGGGCCAAAACTGGCTTAGCTGGAATTGTAGCTGGAACCATTATGGGCTGTTCTCTTCTATTCTTGACTCCGTTATTCGAATACATACCACAG TGTGGTCTAGCTGCAATAGTGATCTCTGCTGTGATGGGCCTG GTGGATTATCATGAGGCTATCTTCTTATGGCATGTAGATAAGAAAGATTTTGTTCTTTGGATCATTACCAGTACTACAACATTGTTCCTTGGCATTGAGATTGGTGTCCTTGTTGGG GTTGGGGTATCACTTGCTTTTGTCATCCACGAATCAGCAAATCCACACATTG CTGTCCTGGGACGTCTTCCAGGCACCACAGTTTACAGAAATATCCAACAGTATCCAGAAGCATATACTTACAATGGAATTGTGATTGTTCGCATTGATGCACCTATCTATTTTGCTAATATAAGTTTCATAAAGGACAG GTTACGGGAATATGAAGCTGATGTTGACAAGTCTGCCAGACATGGGCCAGAAGTCGAAAGGATTCATTTTCTGATTTTAGAGATGTCAC ATCTGTATTGCCAATCCAAACCAAGATGTTCTGCTGACCTTAACAAAAGCTGGTATTGTAGAGCTCATTGGTAA